GAGCCCGCAGTGGAGGTCTCCGCCGCTGCGAGCGCGGACTCGCCGGCTGCCGGGGGTGGCCTGCCGACCAGGCAGGCGCGTACGCCGGAGCCCGCGCTCAGCCCCGATCCGGTCCGGGTCGACACCGCGCCCGCCGCTGCGGAGCCGGCACGGCCGGAACCACCAACGCTGGCGGAGGTAGCCCCCTCCGCTCCGGCCCTCACGCCGGAGCGGCCCGCGCAGCCGGAGCGGCCCGCGCAGCCAGAGCAGGAGGGCTCCAGCACGTCAAAGAACGACGTCCCCGCGGGACAGTCCGATACCGCCTCCCCCCAGGTGGCGGATGCCAGACTGACCGACGCGCAGATCGAGGAGATATCTGACCTGCCTACCGGTGTGCTGGGGGCGGTGGAAGCGCCGATCGTGCAGACGCCTCCCGCAGCGCCCAGTCCGGCCCCGGTACGTCGTACCCTCACGGATCGGTTGGCCGCCTATGAGGCCGGACAGTCCACGGCAGAGTCCGTCCCGGCGGTCCGGTCCGGCCCTGCCCCAACGGATGTGGTCTCCACAGGTGCCGACGGCGCCGGCAGCGCCGACGACGCCGATGCCCGAGCAGAGAAGGATGCCGATGCCCGAGCAGAGAAGCTGGCTCAGGACGCCGCCGTCGTGTCTGCCGACTCGGGTCCGGACTCCGAACGGGTCGGCACGGCGGTGCCACCGCGCCGACCGATCGTGCCGATCCCGGCCGCCGCCCAGGGCGTGCGTACTGTGGATGCGGATACCGGCGAATTGAGCTCGGTTCAGCCCGTGATCCAGCCGGATGCCGCTCTGCAAATTCCGCAGGCCGTTCCTGATACGGCGGATGAGACCGACAGCGCCGACGTGGAGCCGGATACGGAAGACGCGGAGTCGGACGCGGAGGATGGGCAGAGCACCGCCGTCGAGACGGACGCTGAGGAAGCGGACGCCGAGGAAGCGGACGCCGAGGTCTACGGCGGTATCGACAATCCCCAGTGGCGCTCCCTGAATGACATGGACTCGGCAGCAGATGCCGCCGACCGGGCTGAGCGCGGGCCGGTGGGCGGCCGAAGTGCTAAGTCACCCGCCGTGGCCAGCGCCGCTGCCGGTGAGTCGGAGGCTCAGGCTGAAGGCGGCTCACGTGCGGGTCGTACACTGCTGATTATTTTGCTCGCCGTGGTCCTGGCGTTGGTAGTGCTCGCCGTGGTTTGGTTCCTGTACAACAACGGCATCATCGGTTCCGTGCCGCGGGTAGCGGGCGACTGGGAACGATTGCTCATCTAGCCGGGGCGCAGATCTGTGGCGTCGGCTTGGCCACACTCGTTGGCCCGGATGCACAGGTCCGTAGATCGGCACGTAGAGTTGAAGGCTGAAGCCACCGCACCAGCCGGAGAAGGAGCCCCGTGCCCGCTACTGAACACGCCGCCGAACTGGCCGCCGTCTTGGCTCACGCCGCAACCGAGAAGAAGGCGGAGAGCGCCGTCGCCATCGACGTGTCCGATCGCCTCCCCTTCGCGGATGTCTTCCTGATCGTCTCGACCGCCAATGAGCGCCAGGCACGTGCCGTCGTCGACGCCGTCGATGAGGCTGCGTTTAAAGCAGGGGCCAAGGCACGGGCGCGCGAAGGGCTCGAGGAGCTTCGTTGGGCGCTTCTCGACTACGGCGAGGTGGTAGTGCATGTCTTCCAAGCGGAGGACCGCGAGTACTACGGGCTTGAGCGCCTGTGGAAGGATTGCCCGCTGGTGCCGCTTCCCGCTATCGAGCTGGCAGCCACCCGGGGCTGAAGTCGGTCAGGAAGTCGGACTCCTACGGGGTAGAAGATGACTACCAGACTGGTTCTTTGGCGTCACGGCCAGACGGAGTACAACGCGGGGATGCGAGTGCAGGGGCGCATCGATATTCCCTTGAACGCGGCCGGCCGTGAGCAGGCTCGATCCGCCGCTCAGGGACTGGCCGCCTTGGAACCCGTGCGGATCATCTGCTCCCCGCTGTTGCGCGCTCGGCAGACCGCACGGCCACTGGCCGAGTTGACCGGCGTCGACGTCGAATTTGATGAGGGTCTGCTCGAGCGAGCCTTCGGAGAGTGGGAAGGACTGTCACGGCAGGAGGTGGAGGCGGGCTGGCCCGAGGCTTATGAATGCTGGCGCCGCGGGGAGGACCCTGTGGGTGTCGGTATGGAGACGCGGCGGGCGGCTTCGTTGCGTGTTGGCGGCGCATTTCAGCGCATTGCGGATGAGACCGGGCCATCGGCCGCGGAGGCGGAGCAGACCGTGGTAATCGTCTCGCACGGCTCCGCTATTACGCTTGGTGTCGGCTACCTGCTGGGACTCGACCTGTCTTCCTGGTTCGGGCTGCGCGGCTTGGACAACTGCCATCGTGGCATTGTGGCGCCGGGGGAGCGGGCACCGGGATGGATGCTGGTTGAGTGGAACGTGGCATGAGCATGCAGGTGGTCCGGGGGCCGTGATTGCGGGGGCCGTGTTTGCGGGTGAGGCACCGCACGCTGTTTTGATTTGCCCGAGACGCCGCTGACTTCGTAGAGTTTGGTCGTTGCCTGCGAGGGTGACGCCCGCGAGGGGCTATGGCGCAGTTGGTAGCGCGCTTCCATGGCATGGAAGAGGTCGGGGGTTCGAATCCCCCTAGCTCCACGATCACCACCGCGATCAGCGGTGTGTTGGTTGCCCGGGGCTATGGCGCAGTTGGTAGCGCGCTTCCATGGCATGGAAGAGGTCGGGGGTTCGAATCCCCCTAGCTCCACGCAGTGCATGCTTCCGGCTCCTCCCATTGGTGGAGCTTTTTTCATGCTCGGGTGGAGCCGACCATCGGGTTATCCGGCTCTTCGGGTTTGGGGGTTATCGGCGCAAACGTGGTGCTTTAGACCGGCGTGTCGTGGTGTTCTAGCTGGTTGGTCGGGCCCAGCCTTTGTATTTCTAGAGGCCTTCTTCGGGGGTGGGGGTGGTGCCCCATCCGGTGGGGTGCGTGCTGGCGGTGGTGGGTGTGGGCCTGGTCGGCTGCCGTCCGCGTACTTGGACCGCGTTCCTGCGCTTGGACCGCGCTTTTGCGGTTGGACCGTCTGAGAGTGCGTTTCAGGTGGTCCAACGGCAGCTAGGTGGTCCAACGGCAGCTAGGCGGTCCATCGGCAGCCAGGTGGTCGATGGGTGTTTGCGGTGGGAGGGCGGAGTGGTTTGTCGGGTGTGGCGGATCGGGCGGAGCTGTGCTGGTGGGCAGTGTGTCGCGAGTCGGAGCGTCAACGGGCAGCTGGCGCTGGCAGGCCCTCCGCCCGCGCTAATCGTGTTCTCACGCCCCGTGTGTTTTACCCGCGGATGCCAAGCACCGGTGCGGGTTAACCTCCCAGACCATGTTCACCCCGACTTTGCCGCGCGATGCCAACCAAAACGGCTCTTCGGATTTGAGGGTGTGGGTGGGTGGAGGGCTGGGGCACGTTGTCGCGGGCTTGCCCGCGTCCTCGAACCGGCCTGCGTCGCCCTGCCCACACCGGCTTGTCCGGCAACCGGGGGCGTGGCGGCCGGGTCTGCACACCACAGCCGCCCGAGCAAAGCCGCCCAAATGCCGGTTTACATTGGAAGCACGCGTACGCTGATTCTCGGCCCGAATCCGTACGCACTGGTCCGCCCGCCGCACCAGGGTGGTTGGCCGGCCGCTCAAGCCCGATGACCGAATTCGATCGTTTCTGAACCAGCTGGAGGAGGGGGGTGCGGCCCGCGTGTCGGTGCTGGCAGGACGTGGTCAAAACCCCCGCCGAAACCGAAACTGGCGATAGACCGTTTTCGACCTGGCCGGGTAGACTTATGTTGAGATGAAAGGATGTGGGCCATGGTTGAAGTGACAGCGACTCGTGTGCGGTTCCGCGACGTCAAGCCCTATGACGCGCCCGCGTCGCTCGATGAGCTGCGCGGGCCCTATGAAGGTCCCATCGACCTGCCTCACTCTGTGCGCTGGCAGGCTGATCGGCTTGGTGTGGACGTGTCGAACCCGGGCTGGCGTCGTATGGCCTATCAGGCGCTGCTTGCCGAGGGGACTGTAACGGAGCAGGTCCGCTTGATGAATCGGGATCGGCTTATTGAGACGTGGCCGGTCCTGAACATGGATCCACGTGTGCGCGTCCTGTGGGAGGGACGCTTCCCCCAGCTTCGGGTGTCCGTGTGAGCGGTGACCAGGAGGACCAGCGGCGCATCACACGCCTGGCCTTGGAGGCTGCCGGCGACGAGGCCGGCTTCGCCTTGGCCGGCTCGGGCGCAATCCGTGAGCATGGGTTTATCGACCGGCCTACAGAGGATGTGGACCTATTCACCGTCGAGCAGGCTCGCGCCCAGTTCGGCACTTCGCTTGACCGGATTATCGCCGCGCTGCGGGCGGCCGGTTATACCGTGGAGACCCGTCGCCGTCAGGACACGTTCGCCCAACTCAGCGTCGTCAGTGCGCAAGGGCGCAGTACCGACATGGATCTGGGTGTGGATTGGCGGGCTCACCCTCCTGTGCGGCTGGAGGTGGGGCCCGTCTTGTCCGTTGAGGATGCGGTGGGTAATAAGGTGGGTGCCTTGTTCTCGCGGGCCGAGACCCGCGATTATCTCGACGTGGACGCAATCCGGCGTTCCGGCCGGTACAGCGACAAGGAGCTGTTGGGGCTTGCCCCTGTTTTGTGGACACGAGGGGTTGGTTCATGCGGCGTGTTCCAGCATAGTGGCTGGCGTCGCGGGTGTGTAGTGGTTCTCGTAAGTGTTCGGGGGCAGGTTGTCGCAGTAGGAGTGCCGTCGTACGGTGTTGTAGCGAGTAAGCCACCTGAAGGCCTGCCGTCGGCAGGTGGTCTCGTCGGGCCAGGCGCGTTGGTCCATGAGCACTTCCCGCTTGAACGCGGCATTGAAGGACTCCGCCAGGGCGTTGTCGGCGCTGGTACCCACCGCGCCCATCGACTGGGTGACCCCCAGGTCCTTGCAGGCCTTGTGAAACGCCGAAGACGTGTAGACGCTGCCGTGGTCGGAATGGAAGACAGCCCCTTTAAGGCTCCCGCGCTCACGCGCGGCAGCCTGTAGGGCGTCGACGACGAGGCTGGTGCGCATGTGGTCGCGCACAGCCCAGCCGACCAGGCGCCTGCTGTAGCAGTCGATGACGGTGGCCAGGTACAGGTTGCTCCCGTCAGCCAGCGGCAGATAGGTAATGTCGCCCACGTACTTGCGGTTGGGGGCATCGGCGGCGGTAGTCCCGTTTCAGCAGGTCGGGGTACTTCGACGCCGCCTGGTCGGGGACGGTGGTACGCACCCGGCGCCGTTTGCGATACCCCACAATGCCGCCGGCCCGCATCAGGCGGGCAACCCGCCTTGCGGTTGATCCTGCTCCCGCCGGACTCGGCCTGCTGGTCGCCTGGTTCGGCGGCGGGTCCTGGGAGCGCCCATGGCCCGGTCACCGGCATTGATGGCCCTTATCCGCTCGGTCAGGGCGGCATCTGCCGCGGCCCGCTCGGCTCGTCTGGTAGCACCGGCTTTCCAGGCGTAGTAGGAGGAGCGGGCTACCTCCAGCAACTCACAAAGCCGCTCCCGCCCCATGGGTGGCTGCATGGTCGGCGACGAACTGGAAGCGGCTCACCAGATCGTCTCCCCCGCGAAATACTTGGCCGCCTGCTGCAAGATCTCCCGCTCCCGGGTCAGCTTGGCCCGCTCCGCCCGCAGGGCGGCGTTGGCCGCCTCCAGGCGGGCGACCCGCTCCTCCATCGACTCCTCGGCTGGCGGCTGGGTCCCGGTCCTGTCCCCGAGGTCGGTCTTGGGTTTGAGCGGGCTGGGGGCCGGTGCCCCATCCGGACCGGTCTTACCTCCGGTGCCCCACCGGTGCAGCCAGCCGCGCAGCGTGCCCCGGCAGACCCCCAGGTCCTGGGCGATGCCGCGCACGCGTCGCCCCCGGTGTCGTCTCGTACAAGTCCACCGCCTGACGACGCAAGCTCCTCCGAGTAACTCTTCATAACCATAGTCAGATCATCTCGCTCTCCCCAGCCCCGCAGGGCCGGAATCAGCGTGTCCAACAAACAGGGTCAAGGCCCATAATCACCGTCACGTACCGGTCGCCCTTGCGGGTATGCCGCCAGACGTGTTCGTCCACCCCGTGGACCTCCACACCGGCCAGACGGCCGGGATCATTGATCAAGGCGGTTTTAGCCCGCTCAAGGACGGCCTCATTGGCGGTGTGCCAGGACACCCCCAGCGACGCTGCTACGCGCGCCACGGACATGAACTCCACCCCCACGGCCCGGATCGCCCACTCCTTGGCCGCCTGGGTCAGCAAAGCCCGCTTGGCCGCGGCCCTAGAACAGTCTTGGCGCCACACGCGATCGCATCCCTGGCAGCGCCACCGCCGCGACCGGACCAGCAGGTGTGTGGGACGCCAGCCCAACGGCACGTGCGCCAGGCGCCTGGACACGGTCCCCACCGCCACGCCCTGGGCCCCACACCGTCTACAAAACGCATCCTCCTCAGCCACCCGTAGCCGGCACTCCACCAGCGCCTCGCAAGGGGTGATCCGCTGGCCGGTGGCGGTAAGTCCCAGGGCGTCCAGGCCCAGGAAACTAGCAAGATCAGGAGCAGTGAAGGTAGTGTCAGTCATGTCGAGGTCTCTGTGATCGGTGGTGTTAAGCGAACCCCAATCATCGGGGACCTCGACCCACACCCGCCCCTGCGACACACGCACCCGCCACTACCCACCACCACACCCCCAAACACGAAGAGCCACCAAAACCCCGATCTTAAGTACCACGTTCACGCCGATAACTCGATCTTGAGTAACACGCTCGCGCCTACAACTCGGGCCGACCGGATTAAGGGCCTCCGATTCGTGTCGGAGGTGCCTGGCAACATCTGCTGCATGAACGGGAAGAGCTCCGAAGAGACGCTGAGGCGATGGCCGGCTGCGCGTGCGCGGGCGGTTCAGACCGGTGGCAGTGGCCGCCGTCGGACGTCGGCCGGATCTCTCACTCAACCATCCCTCTGCTCGCCTGCGGACGGTCTACGCTCGCAGTCGGGGCGCACAGGAGCATGTACACGCTCACACATATTAGTCACCACAATTTGTTTAGGAGACGATGATGACGACTGAACTCTCACTGGACACCCTGCGGAGCAAGCTCGCGGACCCGGAGTGGGCTGCGGTCCGCGTGGAGGCCACCTATCAGCCCAGCGGAGGTCCGGGCGCGCGCGTGTATCCGCCAACCTTCCCCACCAATGGGGAGAACTCTCCCTATCTGCTGGAGGATCGGCGCTGCGATGGTCAGGTTCGTAAGGCGACGGTGCTCGACCAGGTGCCGGCCCAGAACAACCGCTGCGAGGAAGCCGAGGCGAAGGCTTGGCGTCAGGGCATTATCCGTATGCCCATGCTGCGGATGAGGCACGATGGCGCCGCGAGCTTCGAGCTCATCGGCCTGGAGGCACCCCACCGCGCCTTCGACGCCTACTGGCGTGACTGCGAGCTTGACCGCGTCAAGTTCGACCGGTCCGAGATCGGAAAGGCGATTCTGGCCGCGTCGTTGGAGGATGCGACGGCGCTGCTGACCTATGACCCCGCCACGCTCGTCTACGGCGGCTGGAACTCCCACCGCAAGGGACGGCAGTCCAAGTTCCCGCGCCTGTACGCCAGCGAGATGATCGGTTGGGACCCGGTTGAGGGTGAGCGCAAGGCCGGGCGCATGGACCCTGCGAACCTGACCGGATCGCGCAAGGGCGAAGGCGATGAGTGGACGTACTCGTCCTCGGAAGGGAAGAAGGGGACGAAGCTCAGCGAGATTGGGCACGGCAATATCGCCCCGGGTGACGCCCACGGCGGTGTCACCATTAGCGAGGCAACTCGCACCGCCGTCCTCAGCCTCACCGCCACCCGGCGCCTGGGCTTCGGCTCCATGGATCCCGCGGCCGTCGAGGCCGCACGAGCCCTGCTCGTCGCACTCGGGCTCTTGGGGGACCGGCTCGCCTTTGGTGACGCGGGCCTTTGGCTGCGCAGCGGCTGCGACCTGGTCGTGCTGACCGAGCAGCTGGAGTGGATCGGCCGTGGTGGAGTGGCGGAGTCCTTCGCACTGTCCCCGAGTGGGGCGGTCCGGTTGTACGAGGAGGCGCTGCAGGCGGCGCTGGACGCCGGGATGCCACTGCACCTGAAGACCGTTGAGCTGGTTCCCAACGAAGCCCTGCGCAAGGCGATCGACTTCAGCCTGACCAAGGCCGAGTCCACGGGGGAGTGACATGACCCTCCGCTTGGACATCACGCTCCTGAGCGAGCGTTACGACGCCGGGGGAGGGGAGGACCCGCGTGCCGCAGAATGGCCTCCCCACCCGGCCCGGGTCTTCGCGGCTCTGCGCGCCGTAGCCGGTGAGGATGAACTAGGACCGTTGGAGAAGTTGGAGTGCCTGGCGCCGCCACTGATCCATGCCTCCAGGGCGGAGACGCGGCGTTCTCGGGGGTTTGTGGTGACGAACCACGACCTAACGATCAGCGAGCTGAAGAACAAAAAGGGAGGACACCAGACCCATCCCGCACGCACCAGCGTCTTGCGGCAGCGCACCAGCAGTCTGCCCGAAGACGCCCGCGTCCAGTTCGACTGGTTGGATGACAGCACGCTGTCCGATGACGCCGTGGCAGAGCTAGATCGCCTTGCCCGGCGCGTGCCGTACCTCGGTCGCTCGACGTCTCCGGTAACGCTCGCCTTCAGCCGGGTGGACGATCCTTCGCCGCTGCCGGGCCTGACCACCTATGAGCCGACGGTAGGACGCAGCCCCCTGAGTATCCGGGTGCCCTACCCCGGTTATCTCAATGAGCTCGACGCGCTGTATCAGGAGGATCAGCCCGCATGGCAGGCCGCCGGTCCGCGTGCGCGCCGCTTCTACCGCGAGGTCGGATTTGGCGAGACCAGTGACCACAGCAGTGATGAGAGCAACGAGGACATCCCCGTCATGGACGAGATCGATTCCCCCTACCCGGACCTGGTGATTCTCAGGTTCGAGGAACTGCGACCCGCAGGGAATCTGGTTTCCATCTTCACCGAGGCCCTGCGCCGCAAGGTTATGGGGCGGACGGAGGACCCGCTGCCTCCTGCACTGCACGGCCACGGCACGCCCGGACTGCCGCATGTGGCCTACCTGGGGCTGCCCTTCGTGGGCAACGAGCACGCCGACGGGCAGCTCATGGCCCTGGCGGTGGCGATCCCCGGCCTCGAACATGATGAACGTCTGCGCATTCTGCGGGGCATTGTCGGGAATGATCCCGAACGGGACGTCCTGCTGCGCGTTAACGGATTCAAACAGAGTTTTCGACTCCGGTATGTGCCGGATGAGATGCGGCCCTTCACTGCCACGGTCGAACGTTGGACGGGGCCAGTTCGCACGTGGGCGACGGCAACACCACTGGTCCTGGACCGCTTCCCGAAGCGCGGTGACCTCGCCACGGCAGTGGCCGAGTCACTAGTCACCGCCGGCCTGCCGGAGCCGCGTGAGGTTGAGGTGAGCAAGGAGCCGATGATGTACGGGGCCGTGCGGCTGAAGCCACGGGAGCTGCCCAAGCGCTGCCAAGGCCGTCTGTACACGCATGCGCGCGTCACCTTCGACCGTCCCGTGCACGGGCCGATTCTGGCGGGGGCGGGGCGCTACTTCGGCGTCGGGCTGTTCGCCCCCGAGTATGGGGAGGGACGGCGATGAAGGCCACCGATTTCGAGCAGTTCATGCGGGAAGTCCACGGGCATGATCCGTTCCCCTGGCAGTCAGCCGTGGTTGAGCAGGCCGTGGAAAAGGGGAGCTGGCCCGCAGTGGTGGACGTGCCCACGGGCCTGGGCAAGACCTCCATGCTGGACGTGGCCGTGTTCCTCCTGGCGCTTAGCGCCGGAGACGAGGCCCCCGCAGGCCTGGGGCGCCGACGTATCTTCCTAGTGGTGGATCGTCGCATCGTGGTCGACCAGGCCGAGGCGCACGGTAAGCGCATTGCCGATAAGCTGGAGAGTGCAACCGAAGGAACCGCGCTCGAGGTTGCCCGGCGACTACGGGGCCTGTTCGGCGCATCGCAGGGCGAGGCGGCGCTGCGGGTGGTCAAGATGCGCGGAGGCACGACCTGGGACGCCGCCTGGCTGCCGCGTCCCGACCTGCCCGCCATAATCACCGGCACTGTCGACCAAGTGGGCAGCCGCCT
This genomic stretch from Actinomyces qiguomingii harbors:
- a CDS encoding transcriptional regulator, which gives rise to MVEVTATRVRFRDVKPYDAPASLDELRGPYEGPIDLPHSVRWQADRLGVDVSNPGWRRMAYQALLAEGTVTEQVRLMNRDRLIETWPVLNMDPRVRVLWEGRFPQLRVSV
- a CDS encoding helix-turn-helix domain-containing protein; translation: MWRQDCSRAAAKRALLTQAAKEWAIRAVGVEFMSVARVAASLGVSWHTANEAVLERAKTALINDPGRLAGVEVHGVDEHVWRHTRKGDRYVTVIMGLDPVCWTR
- a CDS encoding histidine phosphatase family protein, producing MTTRLVLWRHGQTEYNAGMRVQGRIDIPLNAAGREQARSAAQGLAALEPVRIICSPLLRARQTARPLAELTGVDVEFDEGLLERAFGEWEGLSRQEVEAGWPEAYECWRRGEDPVGVGMETRRAASLRVGGAFQRIADETGPSAAEAEQTVVIVSHGSAITLGVGYLLGLDLSSWFGLRGLDNCHRGIVAPGERAPGWMLVEWNVA
- the rsfS gene encoding ribosome silencing factor, with translation MPATEHAAELAAVLAHAATEKKAESAVAIDVSDRLPFADVFLIVSTANERQARAVVDAVDEAAFKAGAKARAREGLEELRWALLDYGEVVVHVFQAEDREYYGLERLWKDCPLVPLPAIELAATRG
- the cas7g gene encoding type I-G CRISPR-associated RAMP protein Csb1/Cas7g, producing MMTTELSLDTLRSKLADPEWAAVRVEATYQPSGGPGARVYPPTFPTNGENSPYLLEDRRCDGQVRKATVLDQVPAQNNRCEEAEAKAWRQGIIRMPMLRMRHDGAASFELIGLEAPHRAFDAYWRDCELDRVKFDRSEIGKAILAASLEDATALLTYDPATLVYGGWNSHRKGRQSKFPRLYASEMIGWDPVEGERKAGRMDPANLTGSRKGEGDEWTYSSSEGKKGTKLSEIGHGNIAPGDAHGGVTISEATRTAVLSLTATRRLGFGSMDPAAVEAARALLVALGLLGDRLAFGDAGLWLRSGCDLVVLTEQLEWIGRGGVAESFALSPSGAVRLYEEALQAALDAGMPLHLKTVELVPNEALRKAIDFSLTKAESTGE
- the csb2 gene encoding type I-G CRISPR-associated protein Csb2 codes for the protein MTLRLDITLLSERYDAGGGEDPRAAEWPPHPARVFAALRAVAGEDELGPLEKLECLAPPLIHASRAETRRSRGFVVTNHDLTISELKNKKGGHQTHPARTSVLRQRTSSLPEDARVQFDWLDDSTLSDDAVAELDRLARRVPYLGRSTSPVTLAFSRVDDPSPLPGLTTYEPTVGRSPLSIRVPYPGYLNELDALYQEDQPAWQAAGPRARRFYREVGFGETSDHSSDESNEDIPVMDEIDSPYPDLVILRFEELRPAGNLVSIFTEALRRKVMGRTEDPLPPALHGHGTPGLPHVAYLGLPFVGNEHADGQLMALAVAIPGLEHDERLRILRGIVGNDPERDVLLRVNGFKQSFRLRYVPDEMRPFTATVERWTGPVRTWATATPLVLDRFPKRGDLATAVAESLVTAGLPEPREVEVSKEPMMYGAVRLKPRELPKRCQGRLYTHARVTFDRPVHGPILAGAGRYFGVGLFAPEYGEGRR